TGATCGGGCCGGGCGGTCTCCTCGGTCTCCTCCGCACGACGGCCGATCCGGTCGCCGGCGAACAGGCCCAGCCACGCCGGCACGAGGATGAGCAGCGCGGTGAACGCGGCGCCGCCGATCAGCGCGTCCGGGAGGGCTTCGAGTCCGGTGCGGTCGACGAACATCGCCCGCCCCGCCACGTCGAGCACACCGGACACCGGGCCAGCGACCAGCGCGGCGATGAACCAGGTGCGACCCCGATCCGGCGTTCCACGCCACGCGTCGAGCGCGGCCCACAGTGCCGAGGCGCCGACCAGCAGCGCGATGATGCCGACGGTGAGCGTGTCCAGATCGGTCGGCCGGAACACCGCGGCCTTCGCCCGCAGCACCGCCGCGACCGCGTGCAGCACCGCGAGAACCAGTGCGCGCGTAACCCAGCCTGCCATCGGAACACTGTGTCATAAACTGACCCGGTGCCTGAAACCCATGCCGCCCGCCGCACCGCGCTCCGCTCCCTGATCCGGGAGACCGGACTCGACGCGCTCCTGGTCACCGACCTGCTCAACATCCGCTACCTCACCGGGTTCACCGGGTCGAACGCCGCACTGCTGGTGCACGCCGAGAGCGAGGACCGCACGCTGTTCTGCACCGACGGCCGGTACACCACCCAGTCCGAGGTCCAGGTGCCCGACCTGCAGCGCGTGCTCGACCGTGCCAGCGCCGCCGCGCTCGCCCGGCACGCCTCGGCCCACCGCGCCGACTACGGCCGCACCGGGTTCGAGAGCCAGCACGTGAGCGTGGAGCAGTACGAGTCGACCAAGAAGATCGCCGAGGGCGTGGAGCTGCACCGCTCGCCGAACCTGGTCGAACGGCTGCGACTGGTCAAGGACCAGGCCGAGATCGAGGCGCTGCGCATGGCCTGCGCCGCCGCCGACCGCGCGCTGAGCGGCCTGATCGAGCACGGCGACCTCCGGGTCGGCCGCACCGAGCGCGAGGTGGCCCGCGCGCTGGAGAACCGCATGCTCGACCACGGGTCGGCGGGCGCCTCCTTCGAATCGATCGTCGCCGCGGGCCCGAACTCGGCCATCCCGCACCACCGGCCCACCGACCGGCACCTGGCCAAGGGCGACTTCGTCAAACTGGACTTCGGCGCGATCATCGACGGCTACCACTCCGACATGACCCGCACGGTCGTGCTCGGTGAACCCGCCGACTGGCAGCGCGAGCTGTATGAGCTGGTCCACCGCGCGCA
The genomic region above belongs to Amycolatopsis sp. YIM 10 and contains:
- a CDS encoding B-4DMT family transporter, coding for MAGWVTRALVLAVLHAVAAVLRAKAAVFRPTDLDTLTVGIIALLVGASALWAALDAWRGTPDRGRTWFIAALVAGPVSGVLDVAGRAMFVDRTGLEALPDALIGGAAFTALLILVPAWLGLFAGDRIGRRAEETEETARPDQPKAKPAG
- a CDS encoding Xaa-Pro peptidase family protein, producing the protein MPETHAARRTALRSLIRETGLDALLVTDLLNIRYLTGFTGSNAALLVHAESEDRTLFCTDGRYTTQSEVQVPDLQRVLDRASAAALARHASAHRADYGRTGFESQHVSVEQYESTKKIAEGVELHRSPNLVERLRLVKDQAEIEALRMACAAADRALSGLIEHGDLRVGRTEREVARALENRMLDHGSAGASFESIVAAGPNSAIPHHRPTDRHLAKGDFVKLDFGAIIDGYHSDMTRTVVLGEPADWQRELYELVHRAQAAGLAAVLPGAEVSAVDKAAREVIEQAGHGEHFSHGLGHGVGLQVHEAPSLAATGVGTLSAGMAVTVEPGVYLAGRGGVRIEDTLIVREGTGEVLTLSTKELVVA